The Panthera leo isolate Ple1 chromosome A3, P.leo_Ple1_pat1.1, whole genome shotgun sequence genome contains the following window.
ccttcttctattGATGCTCTGCAATCTTCAACCTTGCCACCAGGCTCGTGCGTTGCTTgggaaatcaaataaaaaagaaaacatctctcCTGGGGCCCAGCCTCCTCCTACCCCCTGACACCCCAACACGCCCACCCTGGAGGCCTCAGGGCAGCCTGGTCCCACTTGTCTCTCCAGCCtggcccttctccctccctcgtGCCCTCTCCTCTGCAGTCACGGCTTCCCAAGGAACTCTCCCCCTCTTGGCTCCCGGCCTCCACTCCTCCGGTACCCCCTTCCTGGCAGGCCCTTCCCCTCATTCCTGCCTGGTGAACAGCTCCCTGTGGCCCCAGGCCCTGGGTCAGAGGCTTCTCACCCACGAGGTCTCCTGGGCACAGGCAGGCGGCCTCCCTGTGCCCTTTACCTACTGCACTTTGCCTCCTCCTGAGGCTGAGGGCCCTGTTCCTTCCCATCAACAAACTTGTCAAGGGCCTTCCAGGTGCCAGGCCCTGCCAGGGACACCCACTCATTCATCCTCAAAACAGCCTCCCTCAGCCTCACCCTAGCCTCCACAAAGGCTCTGCACAAAGGACCCTGCcacccctctgctctcctctccccatgCCACCCCTGGCGGCCTCTGTACTAGCCATCTCAGTTCCTCACTCTTTCCCTAGCACACAGAGCTttgtcctgcctcagggcctttgtacgtGCTGCtacttctgcctggaatgctgtcTAAACACTCCTCCTCCTGTCACCCTCTACCACTTCCCCCTTCATTTTCTTCAAGGTCTTCAGCATAATCTGAAATTAGCTTGCAGTTTTCCAGCTGTTCAGTCGCCCATTTCCCGTGCCTCAATGTCACTTCTGGGAGCCCAGAGACCATCCAGGGCCCACGGTAGCTGCTCACTTGATCCTGATTGAATATGCAAATGTACACCCAGGCCCAAAGAGACTAAGCATCTTGCCCAAAGTCATCCAGCAAGTAAGGGACAAAGCTcagagcatttttattttttggccgGAGCATTCTACCCCTCAAGGGCTAGAAAATCAAGGTTTGCCCATCTgtacccgccccccctcccccgccagtaGACAGTGACAAGCAGACAAGACACCCAAACTTGGGGCTCAGGCAGATACGGATTTTAATACCCATTCTCCTTTCTGAACAAGTAATGCCCTCTCTCAAAGCCTCAGGTCCCCACTTTGTCAAATGGGACTCCTACCTCTTGGTCTCAGAGGACCAGGAGGGACTCAAACTCTAACAGGTAGGGACCCCGGAAGCTCCAGTCTCcctagccccacccccacccacccccagcctccttcaCGCACCTGCCTGCACATGCCCAATAAGAGGCTGAAAACCTCCAAGGAGGCACAGACAGACAGGCGGCTGGGGCTGCTGGGACTCCATCCGGGCTCACCCAGCAGGTCCGCCAGACCGGGaaaagctgggggaaggggagcaggaCAGGAAAACAGAGCAAATAGGAAATCTGGGGTATGGGCAGAGGCAGGTAGAGAAGGCTTCCCAGGTTCAAATGGAAGGCATGAATTCAAATCTCACACAAGTCACTCATCAGCCGTTGGGCCAGTGACttcgcctctctgtgcctcggtttccccaactGGGGAAGGGGGATGATACATGGCACTCAAGTCATTGGGTCACTGTGAGGATAAAGGGCACGTGAAAAAAAAAACGATGGCACCCAGCACAGCACACGTGCCCCATAAACCAAGGCCCTTCCCCTCACACCTCACCTGGCTCAGGTGTCTGCTCGGATGCTGCCTCCTAGGAGAGGCTTTCCTAgacctctcagcccctccctgccccactttccttccttcagaGCCCTTGTCCCCACCTGTCATTATCTTGCTCTAGTTACGGGAACTtagtgtctgcctctccccataaATTGTCACTGCCAGCTTGGTCACCACACGTCCCCAGCACACAGcatagggcctggcacacagcaggtgctcaataaatgcttgccgaagaaatgagaaaagtaacTGGACAAATAAATGTCTCAGGCACACGGACAAAACAGTCCCAGGGAGGCCTAGATGGGACCCTGGGGGAGAAGGACACATTCTTTAGGTGTTTCCATGGGGAAGCGTCCCTTCTCTTTCCTACCCCAACTCCCACCATTCTTAGCTGTGCCACCTCGGATaggcctcttcccctctctgagcctgtctgCTTGGCGGGAAAATGCCCATAACCAAAGCCGCGGCCTCAAAGAGGCTGATCCCCGGCGGTGTCTCCCGCCTTCACCCTGGACACCCACTTTTCTCCTTGGTGAAATCACCAGGCCGTGAGACAGCTGCCCAAGATTATGAGGTAGGACTGTGTTTTGTCAACTCTCCTGTCCTGAGCAAACACTGGGGTTCCCAGCTGGCCTCAGTGGTCAGCCCCATTAAATGGGTCTGTGGTTAACATGACCGGCCTCCTCGGGCAGACAGAGGGATCCTTGCTGGTCCATAGGAGCCCGGGCCTTGGAGTGGTGCTTTACACATTGTAATCCCTGAACTCACACCCGCTGTTACTGTACCTCAAGACTCCTCTCTGGCCTCCTGGGtgccacacaccccccccaccagtgccccctcccccaacctacTCTGTTTCCTGACTTGCGGatggcctcctccctcctccctgcaagCCTTTAGCCTTCCTAGCCTAGATCCACGGGGTGAGTGTCCCCCCACCTAAGAAGTCTCCCGGTCTTTTGGGCACAGGTCTGTCCACAGTGCTCCCACACCAGGCCACCCAGGCCACCAGCAGAGCCCTCAACCCATTAACTTTTCCCCAACCTTCTTCAGGGGCAGTCAGATGGGCTCGGGGTCAAACCCCCTTTCTTTCGCTTCCAAATTGTGAAACTGTGTGCAAGTCACTTAATTCCAGCATGTGGGGTACCTGAACTTGGGACTGGGCAAGGAGTCATCCAGGCAGGGCCCAGCATTGGGGGCAGGCGCTGGGATTACAAAACAGGCTCTTGACCCCAGGCTTTTCTGCAGAGACTTGAGGGTCAAAACCTAACTTTGGAACTGGCTTCGCCCCGTTCCACCTTAAGCACTAACCCCacttctgtgggcctcagtttacttttataaaatgggcataacagCTTCCATGGAGTGCTCATGTAGATTAAATCCGGATGGGAGTATGTAAAGGTCTGTGCTCAGTGCTGGCTCCAAGACGGCGCTCAGGAAAGGGGAGCTTGGGGGATCACTGTGTGGCTAAGCTGCTCCCCTCTCACCTCCTCTGGGTGAGCAGCGGCCACCAGCCAACTCTCAGTGACAAAGAGGAGAGCAGGGATTGGGAAAATTCCTTCTTAAATCGTGACCTCCTCACCCACAGAAGGACTGAGCCACCTCCTTCCCTGGAGTCCAGCCCCCAGCCTTCACCCTTTAGCGGATAAATCTCAAAGGCAGCTGAACCAATGTGCTGTTGCTGGTACCTGACTGACTGCGAGGCTCCAGGGTCCCAACCAGCCATCTACCCACCCAGGACACCCAGGACAGGGAGACCTgctagggggtggggggtggggggaactgaTGGAGGCCCGGGACCAAAGTGAGATTATCTGTGCCCAGTGCCCCATACGGCCCTACTGCCAAAAACAGAAGAGGCCGGGATGGGGTAGCCTGCCTTGACCCTCAGCTCCATGATGGTGGGAGCTGCTTgcctctgtcccccatccccaGGGTTCCCAGTGAGAAAGCACATCCAGGCCcccagaggaaaagggaggggaaaaagcaTTTCCTCTTCTAAAACCGCCATACCAGCAGCTGCTCCCAGGCTGCCCCAGGCCCTTGGCAAACTAATCTATGAAGCTCCATTCTACCCCACCACTGAATTCCTAGCAGACGGGGTCCCCAAACCACTTTCTTACCCATAGGGATGAGACAAGAGGCTGCCCCACGGCTCTAAAAACAGGCTTTGTAGCAGTACCCACCTGTGCAAAGGTTGTTGGGAGGTTTACATGACGTGGGTCAGGTCCAGGATTTACTGGACACCCGACCCCTGGCAGGCATTCGCCACACTCTCGCTGTGCTGAAGACTGGCTGCCAAATGCCAGGAACCTCCCAGCAAAAAATAATAACGAGAGCAAACGCTTATATAACACCTCCTGCGTGCCAGGCACTGCGGGACGCTGAATGTGAATCCACACCAACCCCTCCGTGTCCAGCCTCGGCTCTCAGGAACGCTGTCCAGGGCTGGAAGGGCCATGGGGGTGCAGTgcagaggggtgggaggatggcagggggcagggaagcAGAAGCCTTGCCAGGGGTCCCTTAGGTCTCTGGAAATCAGGGACGGCGGTCCCAGGTTCAAACCGGGCGAGGCCACCGCGAGCAAGCAGGTGAAGCGGGGCCGTGGCATCCACAGCTGGGCAGAGGACAAGCGGtagacccccccaccccgaggaaGGGGAATGGAAACGTGGGaacccttcccccaccttcctccacctGGCCCAGCTTCTCCCCTCCGGCTGGCCAGGGACACACAAACACAAGCTCGCCCACACACCCAGGctcctcttaaaataaatatatacacatgcaaagtattttttaaacagccCGCCCATCTACACTTAGCGAAAGAATCTGCCCCAACTTGGGCTTAGCAGGACCAAGATCTGTACCCCCCTCCTCCTATGTAATCTGGCCTGCTGGCCTGCTGGCCTGATGCCCCAAACACTGTGCAGAGGTCACAGACCTGCAGGGCCTCTAAACCCAAGCCTGGCACTCAGGACCAGCCAGAGGCCCTAGCCGTCTCCCCAAGGAGGGTTCCCAGTCACTCCTCCCCAGCACCCAGGGGCGCTGAGTCACCCTGAAAGCCTGACCCAGcactctgcctcccccaccatcTCCAAGCACAGACCCTGAAGGTTgtagcaaaggaggaaaaaaacaaacaaacaaacagctgtAACACCCCCACCCAACCACCATAGAAGCCAAAAATAACAGCAGCCCCCCAACACACAAGCCCCCACACCAGGAAAGCAAATATAATATCATatacaccaaaaataaagaaaaaatcaaaagccaACTACTGCCCCCAAAAGGCTTTTAaccattctccaaaaaaaaaaaagtttattaaaagtgTTCTTAATGCTTGAAACGGAAAAGATTCCCAAATATACAGACTCCTCTTTTCTCAtagaaatagattattttttataatacaaaaaaaaaaaaaaaaaaaaaagaccaaaaaacaacaacaacaacacaacatcAACAACCCCGTAGGAACATCTTTAAGCGATTACTCAGGGCCCGGCTGACAGTTACACGTGGGTTGCGTCAGTCCCGTGTACACACGCGTTCAGCCATGTTTAAACCGATTGCATCAACTTCGAAACCGGCCCGCCCGCCGGCgcctggagaggaggcagagggagaggcagagagtttATCATTCATCTGTACACAtagacatttcttctttaaataacaCCACGGGCGGGCGCCCCATCTGCATGTGCGGTTGGTTtggacaaaaatatatatatataataaaatattaaaattaccgACGAGCTCCCCGCGCTGCCAAGTGCCCCAGTGCCAAAGTTTTGCCGGCGCCaccaggggcgggggcgggagcgCGGGCGCTTCCCGGAGTCTCGGCGGCCGCGGCGCGCCCAGCAGCGCGGAGGCCGGCCGGCAGGGGGCCGCGCGCGGGGGCCGCGCTAGCAGTGGCCGGAGGAGGCGAGCAGAGGCTCGGGCAGCTGCTTGAACAAGTTCCGCAGGGTGCTGAGCTCGCGCGACAGCTGTTCCACCTTCTTCTGAAGCCGCTCGTTCTCGGCCGTGAGCTCCAGGACCTTGTGCTGCGTCTCCAGGTTGCGCATCTTGGCCTTGTCGCGGCTCTTGCGCACCGCGATGTTGTTGCGCTCGCGCCGGATCTTGTACTCGTCGCTGTGCTTGTCCACGGTCTTCTTGGCCTTGCTCTTGACCTGCGAGGGCGCCGGCGCCGCCCCCGCATAGCAGGCGGCCGGGGGCGCCTTGGCGTCGGCGGGGCTCGGCGTGCCGGGCGGGCTGGACGAAGAGGACGTGGACAGGCTCCCGCTGCTGCCGCTCGGCACCGCCTGGTAGCCGAGGTAGGCGCGCAGCGCGTACGGGAAGCCAGCCGCCATGCCTGCGGTACCTCCGCCCGGCGCTCCGGCCTCCTCCTTCCGCTTGCAGTCCGCGGGCTCGAAGCCCGGCTCCGCCTTGAGCTCGGCGGGCtgcggtggcggcggcgggggcggcgggtgCAGGGGCGCGAAGCAGCCGGGGTGCAGCGCGCCCTTGGcggcccccaggcgccccaggctcaCGTAGCCGTACTCGGACGCCTTCTTGCAGTTCTTGCCCCCGTAGTCGTCGGAGAAGAGGTCGGAGAGGAAGTCGTGGTGCTGCCCGGAGGAggcgggcgcgggggcgggcgcgggcggAGCCGCCTCGAAGGTGTCCGTGGCTGTGGCCGGCGCCGGGGCCTGCGGCGCGCCCAGCGGCTCCAGGTACGGACTGAAGTCGATGGCGCGCTCGTGGTCGCCGATGCTACCCAGCTCGCCGGCGGGGGGGCGCGGCCCGGGTCTGGCCGCGGGGGGCGCCGCGGGGGCCGCCTTGCCGCCGTACGCAGCAGCCAAGCAGTCCGCCTCGTAGTAGAAGTTGGCCACTTCCATGGATTTAAAGGCAGGCGGCGGCGGCAGGGGCAGACATGCTGGGTCCCAGGCCACCAGGCGTTGCATGAACGCGGGTGCccggggagggggcctggggctgcccgCTCCGGCCGGCCCGCAGGTGGCGCGGCCTCCCGGCTCCGAACTGTCGCCGCTGtgtcgctgctgctgctgctgctgccgccgccgccggggtGGCCGCTACTAGTGCGGGGGCTGGCAGCTGGACCCTCGCGTGGGTCCTGTTCCCGGTCCCGTGCGCGGCTCTGACTCGCTAAAGTTTCTCCTGAGCCCGGTTATTTATAAGGCGGCCCATGGCAACGGCTGCGTCACGCTGGCAGCCGCCCCGgcccctcccgccgccgccggGACGCGGTGTAGCTGCCCGAGACCCCCGGGAGGGCGCCGGCGGGGCACGACGGCCAGACCCAAGACCAGGAGTGCGCCCTCCGGGGTCCACCGGATCGGTGGGGGGGCGGCCTTacgccccctgcccacccccacccggagGCCCCGGGATTGGGAGCGAGAAGGGGAGGCGCGACCCCGCCCCCGGACCGCCCCCTCCGGGCTGGAGGCTGTACTGGAAgcgggggggggatgggggggggaaTCCGGGGAGGGGGCAACGCGCTCGCCTTCCCCCACCCAAAACACGGCCGCCGCCCGCCCCCTGCTGGAAGAGGCGGTGGCTTCAGGATCCGCGGCGCCCAGCCGGAACGCCTCAGAGGGGGCGCTCCCCAGGCCGGATCCTGGAGACCCCAACCCCCGGCTCTGGCTCCTGAGGAGGTGACCCATCTCCACCTCGGGTGCGGCCCCGCCCTAAACTTGCCCCCATCCATGGCTCTTGGAAGGAGGGGATTCCACGCTGGTGGAGACAAGCCTCCTAAAGCCACCTCCAATACAAGGACCCTGGTCGGGGGAATGAGGGTCAGTTCTGCGGAGCACTCCACTGGGGCCTCTGCCGCGGTGGCCGCGCCCCTCCCCTAGCCCCGCCCACTGGACCTGCCGCCCCGTTAGAAGGCACCTGGGTCTTCTCTGGCCCCACCTGACCCTGACATGGGCCCAGGGAagtggaagggggcaggggtgctAGACTCTAACACacttatgtgaccttgggcaagtcacttcacttcaaGCTCCATCCATGAAGGTGTCGTTacagttattattattagttgTATTGCTGTCTCCACCAGTCTCCCAAACATAAGGCTTACTTTCGAAGTCCACTCTGGGAGGCGCATGAGAAATAAGCCGCCCCCCTCCCAGGGTGCAAAGAAGGCAGAGGGGCCGGCATAGTacacccaaggtcacatggcctcATGTCCCCCACTAGTCTCAAAAATTTTGTCAGGGTGCCCTAAGACCTCTTTGCCAACCTGAGGCCAAAAAACATATTTctgaggctgggggaggtggttggggaCGGAGGAGGTGTCAGGCCAAACCCCACGGGGAGCCACGGAGAGGGAAGGGACTTCCCCTATTGTCACCAAGTCCCTACTTTGTATTGAGGGTGGGCCTGGACCCGGGGTTCATTTTTCTCACCCTGGCATGAGGACGCTTTTGCTACTCCTGGtgcacagatgggaaaacaggccATGGCCCATCCTGGATTTGAACAGTGGGCGGAGTGGGCTCAAGGGGCCCCTTGCCCTCTCCAGCCCCATTCCTAGGCCACTTGGGCGGCTCCTTGGGCTTACCCCTCTGCCACTCCTGGCCCAGGCCGCTCGGGCCACAGCTCCCAGCTTGCCTGGGGATAACCCCCGGCC
Protein-coding sequences here:
- the CEBPB gene encoding CCAAT/enhancer-binding protein beta, coding for MQRLVAWDPACLPLPPPPAFKSMEVANFYYEADCLAAAYGGKAAPAAPPAARPGPRPPAGELGSIGDHERAIDFSPYLEPLGAPQAPAPATATDTFEAAPPAPAPAPASSGQHHDFLSDLFSDDYGGKNCKKASEYGYVSLGRLGAAKGALHPGCFAPLHPPPPPPPPQPAELKAEPGFEPADCKRKEEAGAPGGGTAGMAAGFPYALRAYLGYQAVPSGSSGSLSTSSSSSPPGTPSPADAKAPPAACYAGAAPAPSQVKSKAKKTVDKHSDEYKIRRERNNIAVRKSRDKAKMRNLETQHKVLELTAENERLQKKVEQLSRELSTLRNLFKQLPEPLLASSGHC